In Solanum pennellii chromosome 3, SPENNV200, a single window of DNA contains:
- the LOC107012835 gene encoding growth-regulating factor 3-like isoform X2, producing MMGHHQDLHCSDGGANKMLCSTDEASLLPPPPSAAVVRSLQPFDVVTNSQGGMATALGYPFTWAQWKELERQAMIYKYMVSAMSVPPDLLLSISSGASHTTSATGSVQGQRYTTNIRDLEPGRCKRTDGKKWRCSRDVAPHQKYCERHMHRGRPRSRKHVEVHAGVSNASDNKKTRLQVESIPTTTASQINNRSTKQPFRSTFQQIQNPLSFHVDKIGGNGIISTDSSFNELHSSGWMMEGELVAKAGSGHQWQHLMDSNAGYSAHGYREEALNFLVSRDMERTEHTGEFNFMTNPEFVKDTSRDLINGWSNDNVYNNSNNENLEASLWPSLGDISSSSLTLSIAMAAGDVLDEDMGLDSRFMNTNQHKFWENSFPFASGGPLAEVLHPSSSFSLGDNPTSSYTSNGDSISPAATTVSSPSGVLQKTMFSHSDGSVCNSPILAAPSNNITPETVQFQWLR from the exons ATGATGGGTCATCATCAAGATCTTCACTGTTCTGATGGTGGGGCTAACAAAATGCTTTGTTCTACTGATGAAGCTAGTCTTCTTCCTCCACCTCCTTCAGCAGCTGTTGTAAGGAGTTTGCAGCCTTTTGATGTTGTTACCAACTCCCAAG GAGGAATGGCTACTGCACTGGGGTACCCTTTTACATGGGCACAGTGGAAGGAACTGGAGAGGCAAGCTATGATTTATAAGTACATGGTCTCAGCTATGTCTGTTCCTCCAGATCTCCTCTTATCAATTTCCTCTGGAGCTTCACATACTACAT CGGCTACTGGATCAGTACAAGGCCAGCGATACACAACAAATATAAGGGATCTAGAGCCAGGAAGATGCAAAAGAACGGACGGCAAAAAATGGAGATGCTCGAGAGATGTAGCTCCTCATCAGAAGTACTGTGAGCGCCATATGCATAGAGGTCGTCCCCGTTCAAGAAAGCATGTGGAAGTTCATGCCGGTGTTAGCAACGCCAGTGACAATAAGAAGACTCGCCTTCAAGTTGAATCTATTCCCACCACAACTGCTAGTCAAATCAACAACCGTTCAACAAAGCAGCCTTTTAGATCTACCTTTCAACAAATTCAGAATCCCCTGTCTTTCCATGTTGATAAGATTGGGGGAAATGGAATTATCTCCACTGATTCCTCTTTTAATGAACTACACAG TTCCGGCTGGATGATGGAAGGTGAGTTGGTAGCAAAGGCTGGTTCTGGACACCAATGGCAACATTTGATGGACTCAAACGCAGGTTACTCAGCGCATGGCTACAGGGAAGAGGCATTGAATTTTTTGGTTAGTAGAGATATGGAAAGAACTGAGCACACCGGTGAGTTCAATTTCATGACAAATCCTGAATTTGTAAAAGATACCTCTAGGGACTTGATTAACGGATGGTCCAATGATAATGTCTACAACAATAGTAACAATGAGAATTTGGAGGCTTCGTTGTGGCCATCGCTAGGGGATATCTCGTCATCATCGCTTACTTTGTCTATTGCTATGGCTGCTGGTGATGTCCTTGATGAGGATATGGGATTGGACAGTAGATTCATGAATACAAATCAGCACAAATTCTGGGAGAACAGTTTCCCTTTTGCATCTGGAGGACCATTGGCTGAAGTTTTACATCCTAGCTCATCTTTTAGTCTCGGTGACAACCCAACCTCATCATACACAAGCAATGGCGATTCGATCAGCCCTGCAGCAACGACTGTCTCATCACCATCTGGGGTTCTTCAGAAGACGATGTTTTCGCACTCCGATGGCAGTGTTTGCAACAGCCCAATTCTCGCAGCTCCAAGTAATAATATTACACCTGAGACTGTTCAATTCCAGTGGTTAAGATAG
- the LOC107012835 gene encoding growth-regulating factor 3-like isoform X1 produces MMGHHQDLHCSDGGANKMLCSTDEASLLPPPPSAAVVRSLQPFDVVTNSQGGMATALGYPFTWAQWKELERQAMIYKYMVSAMSVPPDLLLSISSGASHTTSATGSVQGQRYTTNIRDLEPGRCKRTDGKKWRCSRDVAPHQKYCERHMHRGRPRSRKHVEVHAGVSNASDNKKTRLQVESIPTTTASQINNRSTKQPFRSTFQQIQNPLSFHVDKIGGNGIISTDSSFNELHRSSGWMMEGELVAKAGSGHQWQHLMDSNAGYSAHGYREEALNFLVSRDMERTEHTGEFNFMTNPEFVKDTSRDLINGWSNDNVYNNSNNENLEASLWPSLGDISSSSLTLSIAMAAGDVLDEDMGLDSRFMNTNQHKFWENSFPFASGGPLAEVLHPSSSFSLGDNPTSSYTSNGDSISPAATTVSSPSGVLQKTMFSHSDGSVCNSPILAAPSNNITPETVQFQWLR; encoded by the exons ATGATGGGTCATCATCAAGATCTTCACTGTTCTGATGGTGGGGCTAACAAAATGCTTTGTTCTACTGATGAAGCTAGTCTTCTTCCTCCACCTCCTTCAGCAGCTGTTGTAAGGAGTTTGCAGCCTTTTGATGTTGTTACCAACTCCCAAG GAGGAATGGCTACTGCACTGGGGTACCCTTTTACATGGGCACAGTGGAAGGAACTGGAGAGGCAAGCTATGATTTATAAGTACATGGTCTCAGCTATGTCTGTTCCTCCAGATCTCCTCTTATCAATTTCCTCTGGAGCTTCACATACTACAT CGGCTACTGGATCAGTACAAGGCCAGCGATACACAACAAATATAAGGGATCTAGAGCCAGGAAGATGCAAAAGAACGGACGGCAAAAAATGGAGATGCTCGAGAGATGTAGCTCCTCATCAGAAGTACTGTGAGCGCCATATGCATAGAGGTCGTCCCCGTTCAAGAAAGCATGTGGAAGTTCATGCCGGTGTTAGCAACGCCAGTGACAATAAGAAGACTCGCCTTCAAGTTGAATCTATTCCCACCACAACTGCTAGTCAAATCAACAACCGTTCAACAAAGCAGCCTTTTAGATCTACCTTTCAACAAATTCAGAATCCCCTGTCTTTCCATGTTGATAAGATTGGGGGAAATGGAATTATCTCCACTGATTCCTCTTTTAATGAACTACACAG AAGTTCCGGCTGGATGATGGAAGGTGAGTTGGTAGCAAAGGCTGGTTCTGGACACCAATGGCAACATTTGATGGACTCAAACGCAGGTTACTCAGCGCATGGCTACAGGGAAGAGGCATTGAATTTTTTGGTTAGTAGAGATATGGAAAGAACTGAGCACACCGGTGAGTTCAATTTCATGACAAATCCTGAATTTGTAAAAGATACCTCTAGGGACTTGATTAACGGATGGTCCAATGATAATGTCTACAACAATAGTAACAATGAGAATTTGGAGGCTTCGTTGTGGCCATCGCTAGGGGATATCTCGTCATCATCGCTTACTTTGTCTATTGCTATGGCTGCTGGTGATGTCCTTGATGAGGATATGGGATTGGACAGTAGATTCATGAATACAAATCAGCACAAATTCTGGGAGAACAGTTTCCCTTTTGCATCTGGAGGACCATTGGCTGAAGTTTTACATCCTAGCTCATCTTTTAGTCTCGGTGACAACCCAACCTCATCATACACAAGCAATGGCGATTCGATCAGCCCTGCAGCAACGACTGTCTCATCACCATCTGGGGTTCTTCAGAAGACGATGTTTTCGCACTCCGATGGCAGTGTTTGCAACAGCCCAATTCTCGCAGCTCCAAGTAATAATATTACACCTGAGACTGTTCAATTCCAGTGGTTAAGATAG